From the Desulfosarcina sp. BuS5 genome, one window contains:
- a CDS encoding MotA/TolQ/ExbB proton channel family protein, whose protein sequence is MFEFLSKGGALVVPILFCSVLALAIFSERIIRFARMRSRGAGLAEKVAGLLLNGSEQEALKSAGESDSPMGRILVQAIDAGNLDREMLETVIVNTTDEEVRSLSSGIQALATIGNIAPLLGLLGTVIGMIKAFMVIQQMGGKVNAAVLAGGIWEAMLTTALGLAVALPVMVAHSYLTARVDKYEARLQNGSVVFMKAITRK, encoded by the coding sequence ATGTTTGAGTTTTTATCAAAAGGCGGAGCGCTTGTGGTTCCGATTCTGTTCTGTTCGGTTCTGGCCCTGGCCATATTTTCCGAGCGGATAATCCGTTTTGCAAGGATGCGAAGCCGGGGCGCGGGCCTTGCGGAAAAAGTTGCCGGGCTGCTTCTAAACGGGAGTGAACAGGAGGCGCTGAAATCTGCCGGGGAAAGCGATTCTCCAATGGGGCGTATACTTGTTCAGGCTATTGACGCCGGGAATCTTGATCGTGAAATGCTGGAAACGGTGATTGTTAATACAACCGATGAGGAAGTGAGAAGTCTTTCATCAGGTATTCAGGCCCTTGCCACAATCGGCAATATCGCGCCGCTTTTAGGTCTGCTCGGGACCGTCATCGGAATGATCAAGGCCTTTATGGTGATCCAGCAAATGGGCGGCAAGGTCAATGCGGCGGTTTTGGCAGGCGGCATCTGGGAGGCCATGCTTACCACCGCTCTCGGTCTTGCCGTGGCTTTGCCGGTCATGGTGGCTCACAGTTATCTTACGGCCAGAGTTGATAAATATGAGGCCAGGCTGCAAAACGGTTCTGTAGTCTTTATGAAAGCCATTACAAGGAAATAG
- a CDS encoding ExbD/TolR family protein yields MLVHRKKRDRYQMQAPLTSLIDIVFMLLIYFLLTTSFMVDEGIKIKLPQAKAAAPQTQQEITVYVDREGRAFLENKEVPQEMLFKRLKEMIGGQQDRLVVVKADRSVVLNKAVKVMDLAKAAGAARLCLATEKDF; encoded by the coding sequence ATGCTGGTTCACAGAAAAAAAAGGGACCGCTATCAGATGCAGGCTCCGCTTACTTCTTTGATAGATATTGTTTTTATGCTGCTTATCTATTTTTTGCTGACAACCAGCTTTATGGTGGATGAGGGCATCAAGATCAAACTTCCCCAGGCAAAGGCCGCCGCGCCACAGACGCAGCAGGAGATTACGGTTTATGTGGATCGGGAAGGACGCGCTTTTTTAGAGAACAAAGAGGTTCCGCAGGAGATGCTATTTAAAAGGCTGAAGGAAATGATCGGCGGGCAGCAAGACCGGCTGGTGGTGGTGAAGGCTGACCGGTCGGTGGTATTAAACAAGGCGGTCAAGGTTATGGATCTTGCCAAGGCTGCCGGCGCTGCAAGATTGTGTTTGGCTACTGAAAAGGATTTTTAA
- a CDS encoding GxxExxY protein, which translates to MKYSELTEKIIKAAYTVHNALGFGFLEKVYQNALAIELKKTGLDIGTEFPISVYYEDKIVGQYVSDIIVEGKVILELKAVKQLSEIHEVQLVNYLKATDIEVGLLINFGHSVKVKRKVFSKRNL; encoded by the coding sequence ATGAAATATTCCGAACTTACTGAAAAAATAATCAAAGCGGCATATACAGTCCACAATGCCCTTGGATTCGGCTTTCTTGAAAAGGTATATCAAAATGCATTGGCGATCGAATTGAAAAAAACGGGACTGGATATTGGGACCGAGTTTCCCATAAGCGTATATTATGAGGATAAAATCGTTGGTCAATATGTATCGGATATTATTGTTGAAGGTAAGGTTATTCTCGAATTGAAAGCGGTTAAACAACTATCCGAAATTCATGAAGTCCAACTTGTAAACTATTTAAAGGCCACAGACATTGAAGTTGGCCTGTTAATCAATTTCGGCCATTCAGTCAAAGTAAAGCGAAAAGTATTTAGTAAAAGGAATCTGTGA